A genomic segment from Zygotorulaspora mrakii chromosome 1, complete sequence encodes:
- the RTT103 gene encoding Rtt103p (similar to Saccharomyces cerevisiae RTT103 (YDR289C); ancestral locus Anc_5.300), producing the protein MSFSAEQFVSRLNNLEDSQESIGNASKWLLSQYRDASKVAEFWKNYMLRKDINTRRKLLAIYLVNHVVQQAKAKKIGQFQTALGHVTAEVLREVYPVLPRDLKKKVRRVCDIWRDRCIFSEDVLSGIKSCLDSEETVSASTPIPPKLTPLVESFDKLDRMEQNAKAMKLRFDNAIGALDPSSVVYEENFGIVAKIGQTAIDTANQSIQLREHALSRLKSLLELEKKLLDEERNTIGEMDIAIASRNSASVNQGAEYEEDILPTYEAGNEDDEDDEQNNSSSSNSSDSDDGDSGKDISELDNNIVSTNKRQHELSSDNSQAKKPKSSSEDIDGRSVQEYEPESLPNNSNSPRESGTSGVTSNIQDLLSKLAN; encoded by the coding sequence ATGTCATTTTCTGCTGAACAGTTTGTTTCCAGATTAAACAACTTAGAAGACTCCCAGGAGTCTATTGGAAACGCTTCAAAATGGTTATTATCTCAATATAGAGATGCCTCAAAAGTTGCTgaattttggaagaattaCATGCTGAGAAAGGACATAAATACTAGACGGAAACTGCTAGCAATATATTTAGTAAATCATGTTGTACAACAGGCCAAGGCAAAGAAGATTGGCCAGTTTCAAACTGCTCTTGGACATGTGACAGCGGAAGTATTAAGGGAAGTGTACCCAGTTCTTCCTAGAGAtctaaagaagaaagtaaGACGAGTCTGTGATATTTGGAGAGACAGGTGCATTTTTTCCGAAGATGTTTTGAGTGGCATAAAATCATGTCTCGATTCTGAGGAAACTGTGTCTGCTAGCACGCCGATCCCACCAAAGCTTACGCCCTTAGTTGAGAGTTTTGACAAGCTAGATAGAATGGAACAAAATGCCAAGGCTATGAAGCTAAGATTTGATAACGCTATCGGAGCATTAGATCCTTCCAGTGTTGTCTATgaggaaaattttggaataGTGGCTAAGATAGGACAGACCGCAATAGACACAGCAAACCAATCCATTCAATTGAGAGAGCATGCTTTATCTCGGCTTAAATCACTTTTGGAATTAGAAAAAAAGCTCCTGGATGAAGAGAGGAATACGATTGGCGAAATGGATATCGCAATAGCATCTAGAAATTCGGCAAGTGTAAACCAAGGTGCAGAAtatgaagaagatatttTGCCCACTTACGAAGCCGGAAACGAggatgatgaggatgatgagCAGAATAatagcagcagcagcaataGCAGTGATAGCGATGATGGTGATAGCGGCAAGGACATATCAGAGCTAGACAACAATATAGTATCTACTAATAAACGACAACATGAATTATCAAGCGATAACTCACAAGCCAAAAAGCCAAAAAGCTCTTCTGAAGATATCGACGGCCGTTCTGTGCAGGAATACGAGCCAGAATCGTTACCAAACAACTCTAATAGTCCACGTGAGAGCGGGACATCAGGTGTGACGTCAAATATACAAGATTTATTAAGTAAACTAGCTAATTAG
- the SRB2 gene encoding Srb2p (similar to Saccharomyces cerevisiae SRB2 (YHR041C); ancestral locus Anc_5.299): MRRTAVIFAERATTSTLIEFKDALSSTLLSVLDSWNVDFKTYRYQVKNIPPGESKLMCSITFSHHDKKTVLIKNNVCMVTTATLNDKSSSLLSNGCCGDTPEPIDAILSTKLSNIWSQRQSIKGEAGETFQTTDLIVRAINLFSSTGFKGLLIEITSNEDATEEEFAEKLVSLQSLLKDIEVKDMRISDERLYFSGNDYICDLAHQYVRVLNF, encoded by the exons ATGCGGAGGACTGC AGTTATATTTGCTGAAAGGGCTACAACAAGCACTTTGATAGAATTCAAAGATGCCCTCTCTAGTACACTACTTTCAGTTCTGGATTCATGGAATGTCGATTTCAAAACCTATAGATATCAGGTGAAAAACATACCGCCCGGTGAATCCAAGTTAATGTGTTCGATAACTTTCTCCCATCATGACAAAAAAACTGTGCTGATAAAAAACAATGTTTGTATGGTAACTACTGCAACTTTGAATGACAAATCTTCAAGCCTTCTTTCCAACGGATGCTGTGGGGATACCCCAGAGCCAATTGATGCAATTTTATCCACAAAACTATCGAACATTTGGTCCCAACGGCAAAGCATAAAAGGAGAAGCTGGCGAGACATTTCAGACCACTGACCTCATAGTTAGAGCAATTaatctcttttcatcaaccGGGTTTAAAGGACTGCTTATCGAGATCACTTCTAATGAAGATGCAACAGAGGAAGAATTCGCAGAGAAGCTCGTCAGTTTGCAAAGCCTTTTGAAGGATATAGAAGTCAAAGATATGAGAATATCTGATGAACGCTTATATTTCTCCGGAAATGATTACATATGCGACTTGGCACATCAATACGTCCGAgttttaaatttttga